In a single window of the Victivallis lenta genome:
- a CDS encoding FAD:protein FMN transferase: MTNRTRYGIALGLVLLTVLVLLVVRLADRTAERNAKFERTFPVMGTVAKFTFYGPPEAAREAADRAGAAFDRVVELCNLYDSGSELSRLNAKAAEEPFVCSPELWYLLLEARKAYLFSDGAFDITAKPLMDLWGFYRKRGDTLPSRQEIAEAQAKVGLDKASFDDAARSVKFTVPGMSFDLGGIAKGYAVDRAAEEAGKAGIRRGVIDLGGNLRLLPKPPPGQEAYRVGIRNPQKRSELLDDVLELCDVSLSTSGDYERFVTIGGRRYGHIMNPVTGLPTQDGGSVTVIAPSALLADWLSTAVFLGGEELARRAESAFSGVAVIITRPEPEKP, from the coding sequence ATGACGAACCGCACCCGTTACGGAATCGCGCTTGGCCTGGTGCTGCTTACGGTGCTCGTTCTGCTGGTCGTGCGGCTGGCGGACCGGACGGCGGAGCGGAATGCGAAGTTCGAGCGGACGTTTCCGGTAATGGGTACGGTTGCGAAGTTCACCTTCTACGGCCCGCCCGAGGCCGCCCGCGAAGCGGCGGACCGGGCCGGCGCCGCGTTCGACCGGGTGGTGGAGCTCTGCAATCTGTACGACTCCGGCAGCGAGCTCTCGCGCCTGAATGCGAAGGCGGCGGAGGAGCCGTTCGTCTGTTCCCCCGAGCTCTGGTATCTGCTGCTCGAGGCGCGGAAGGCGTATCTGTTTTCGGACGGCGCCTTCGATATCACGGCGAAGCCGCTTATGGATCTCTGGGGATTTTACCGCAAACGCGGCGATACGCTGCCGTCGCGGCAGGAGATTGCCGAGGCGCAGGCGAAGGTCGGTCTCGACAAAGCCTCCTTTGACGACGCCGCCCGCAGTGTGAAATTCACGGTTCCGGGCATGAGCTTCGATCTCGGCGGAATTGCGAAGGGCTACGCGGTCGACCGGGCGGCGGAGGAGGCCGGGAAGGCCGGCATTCGGCGCGGTGTGATCGACCTCGGCGGAAATCTGCGGCTGCTGCCGAAGCCGCCGCCGGGACAGGAGGCCTACCGGGTCGGCATCCGGAATCCGCAGAAGCGGAGCGAGCTGCTTGACGATGTTCTCGAGCTCTGCGATGTATCGCTTTCGACCAGCGGGGATTACGAGCGGTTCGTCACGATCGGCGGCAGGCGGTACGGACACATCATGAATCCGGTGACCGGGCTGCCGACGCAGGACGGCGGGTCGGTTACGGTGATCGCGCCGTCGGCTCTGCTGGCCGACTGGCTTTCGACGGCGGTTTTCCTCGGCGGGGAGGAGCTGGCCCGGCGGGCGGAGTCCGCGTTCAGCGGCGTCGCCGTGATCATCACCCGCCCGGAGCCGGAGAAGCCGTGA
- the tsaE gene encoding tRNA (adenosine(37)-N6)-threonylcarbamoyltransferase complex ATPase subunit type 1 TsaE: MNIERKIISRSEQETEAFAAALARELPPGSVLALDGDLGAGKTVFSRGFARGLGITEPVSSPTYTIVQEYPLPGRRGMLYHLDLYRIENSASALAFGVDEFLDDPESTALVEWPERIADILPDSALRIEIRHLSDTEREIILKQES; this comes from the coding sequence ATGAACATTGAACGGAAAATCATCAGCCGCTCCGAACAGGAGACCGAAGCGTTCGCCGCGGCGCTGGCGCGGGAGCTCCCGCCCGGCAGCGTGCTGGCGCTCGACGGCGATCTCGGAGCGGGCAAAACGGTCTTTTCGCGCGGCTTCGCGCGCGGGCTGGGCATCACCGAGCCGGTGTCGAGCCCGACCTACACGATTGTGCAGGAGTATCCGCTGCCGGGGCGGCGGGGGATGCTCTACCACCTCGACCTTTACCGGATCGAAAACTCCGCGTCGGCGCTGGCGTTCGGCGTGGACGAGTTTCTCGACGATCCCGAATCGACGGCGCTCGTGGAGTGGCCGGAACGGATCGCGGATATTCTGCCCGACTCCGCGCTGCGGATCGAAATCCGCCATCTTTCGGATACGGAGCGGGAAATCATCCTGAAACAGGAGAGCTGA
- a CDS encoding symporter small accessory protein, which translates to MFGLGDFQIVAALAGCVGITLFGVVYGTVNWNRGSDPRKEEAQMRCRRRSRARRRMKAEGRQ; encoded by the coding sequence ATGTTCGGATTAGGGGATTTTCAGATTGTCGCCGCTCTGGCGGGGTGCGTCGGAATCACGCTTTTCGGCGTGGTTTACGGAACGGTGAACTGGAACCGCGGTTCCGACCCGAGGAAGGAAGAGGCGCAGATGCGCTGCCGGCGCCGCAGCCGGGCCCGGCGCCGCATGAAAGCGGAGGGGCGGCAATGA
- a CDS encoding large ribosomal subunit protein bL28 has protein sequence MSKVCEMCGKTKANGGCITRKGLAKKAGGIGMHVVKNVKRTFEANLQNVKINAGGTVKTVKMCVRCIRTGNFDKA, from the coding sequence ATGAGCAAAGTCTGCGAAATGTGCGGGAAGACCAAGGCCAACGGCGGCTGCATTACCCGCAAGGGTCTGGCCAAGAAAGCCGGCGGCATCGGTATGCACGTGGTCAAGAACGTGAAGCGTACCTTCGAAGCGAACCTCCAGAACGTCAAAATCAATGCCGGCGGAACGGTCAAGACCGTCAAGATGTGCGTGCGCTGCATCCGCACCGGCAACTTCGACAAGGCGTAA
- the ileS gene encoding isoleucine--tRNA ligase: MAFKNISNQVNFPALECEVLEFWKESGIFEKSLKQRKGGPEYVFYDGPPFATGLPHYGHLLAGTIKDVVPRYQTMRGNYVERSFGWDCHGLPVENEMEKVLKLQSKRDIEAYGVDKFNEACRSIVLRYTSEWETVVTRMGRWVDFRRGYRTMDRNFMESVWWVFKALWDKGLVYEGYKILPYCPRCATPLSNFETNQGYKEVVDPAITIRFKLRDEENSYILAWTTTPWTLPSNLALAVGPEVDYVKVKDGDEFFYLAENRLGAYYRETPEIVWRGKGADLAGRRYEPLFNYFAELDAQGAFQVLCGDFVSISDGTGIVHCAPGFGEDDNALCKAAGLPEVCPIDAECRFTDEIPDYAGRAVKETDKEIIQRLKDEGKLVRRDQIRHSYPHCWRDDGPLIYRTISTWFVRAEQLRDRMVKNNQSINWVPAHLRDGRFGKWLENARDWAISRNRFWGTPLPIWRNPEGEVIVPGSVAELEKLTGRKIEDLHKHFIDKLEIPSPTGKSPLKRVEEVFDCWFESGSMPYARMHYPFENKKQFEEHFPADFIAEGLDQTRGWFYTLVVLASALFDRPPFKNVLVNGLILAENGQKMSKRLKNYPDPMVVVNTYGADALRLFMLGSQVVRAEDLKFSEAGVKEILRGVMIPMWNALSFFTTYANVDGYEPPAGEVQPPAKASNVLDRWILSSASQMVEEIRGELDAYNLQKAANRFSRFIDDLTNWYIRRSRRRFWKSSDDADKREAYRTLHYVLLTFAKTAAPFIPFTTEAIYRTLRTKEMPESVHLCDYPEPNDCRDEYLEKQMELTMTAVSSGRFLRTANNLKVRQPLAKAVLASPDAASRKMLEETAWIVAEELNVKSVEFSDDEEALVRRSAKANFKVLGSRLGKNMKEAAAKIQALTGREIGDVLAGKPYKLVLADGTEAEITAEDLVVQREEKPGLVAASENGITIALATELTPELEGEGFARELVSKIQNLRKEKGFDVTDRIRVVCLVPEKREAALEANRAYICEETLAVAFETGPAENGAEADVNGESCRISVERA; encoded by the coding sequence ATGGCGTTCAAAAACATCTCAAATCAGGTCAATTTTCCGGCGCTGGAATGCGAGGTACTCGAGTTCTGGAAGGAGTCCGGCATCTTCGAGAAATCGCTGAAGCAGCGCAAGGGCGGCCCCGAATACGTCTTTTACGACGGTCCGCCGTTTGCGACCGGCCTGCCGCATTACGGACATCTGCTGGCCGGCACGATCAAGGACGTGGTTCCGCGCTACCAGACCATGCGCGGCAACTACGTCGAGCGTTCGTTCGGCTGGGACTGCCACGGGCTGCCGGTCGAGAACGAGATGGAAAAGGTGTTGAAGCTGCAGAGCAAGCGCGACATCGAGGCGTACGGCGTCGACAAATTCAACGAGGCGTGCCGTTCGATCGTGCTGCGCTACACGTCGGAGTGGGAGACGGTCGTGACCCGCATGGGCCGCTGGGTCGATTTCCGCCGCGGCTACCGCACCATGGACCGCAATTTCATGGAGTCGGTCTGGTGGGTGTTCAAGGCTTTGTGGGACAAGGGGCTGGTGTATGAAGGCTACAAGATCCTGCCGTACTGTCCGCGCTGCGCGACGCCGCTGTCGAACTTCGAGACGAATCAGGGGTACAAGGAGGTCGTCGACCCGGCGATCACGATCCGCTTCAAGCTGCGCGATGAGGAGAACAGCTACATCCTCGCGTGGACCACGACGCCGTGGACGCTGCCGTCGAACCTTGCGCTCGCGGTCGGTCCGGAGGTCGATTATGTGAAGGTCAAGGACGGCGACGAGTTTTTCTATCTGGCCGAAAACCGTCTCGGCGCGTATTACAGGGAGACGCCGGAGATCGTCTGGCGCGGCAAAGGCGCCGACCTGGCCGGGCGGCGCTACGAGCCGCTTTTCAACTATTTCGCGGAGCTGGACGCGCAGGGGGCGTTTCAGGTGCTCTGCGGTGATTTCGTCAGTATCAGCGACGGCACCGGCATCGTGCACTGCGCGCCGGGCTTCGGCGAGGACGACAATGCGCTCTGCAAGGCGGCGGGGCTTCCGGAGGTCTGCCCGATCGATGCGGAGTGCCGCTTCACGGACGAAATTCCGGACTACGCCGGCCGCGCGGTCAAGGAGACCGACAAGGAGATCATCCAGCGGCTGAAGGATGAGGGTAAGCTCGTCCGCCGCGACCAGATCCGGCACAGCTATCCGCACTGCTGGCGCGATGACGGCCCGCTGATCTACCGCACGATTTCGACCTGGTTCGTCCGGGCCGAGCAGCTGCGCGACAGGATGGTCAAAAACAACCAGTCGATCAACTGGGTCCCGGCGCATCTGCGTGACGGGCGGTTCGGCAAGTGGCTCGAGAATGCCCGCGACTGGGCGATCAGCCGCAACCGCTTCTGGGGGACGCCGCTGCCGATCTGGCGCAATCCGGAAGGCGAGGTCATCGTGCCGGGCAGCGTCGCGGAGCTTGAGAAGCTGACCGGGCGGAAAATCGAGGATCTGCACAAGCATTTCATCGATAAGCTCGAAATCCCGTCGCCGACCGGAAAATCCCCGCTGAAGCGGGTCGAAGAGGTGTTCGACTGCTGGTTTGAATCCGGTTCGATGCCGTATGCGCGCATGCACTATCCGTTCGAAAACAAGAAGCAGTTCGAGGAGCACTTTCCGGCCGACTTCATCGCGGAGGGGCTCGACCAGACCCGCGGCTGGTTCTACACGCTGGTCGTGCTCGCGTCGGCGCTGTTCGACCGGCCGCCGTTCAAGAACGTTCTGGTGAACGGGCTGATCCTGGCTGAAAACGGCCAGAAGATGTCGAAGCGCCTCAAGAACTATCCGGACCCGATGGTTGTGGTGAATACCTACGGCGCGGATGCGCTGCGGCTCTTCATGCTCGGCAGCCAGGTCGTGCGCGCCGAGGACCTGAAGTTTTCGGAGGCGGGCGTGAAGGAGATCCTGCGCGGCGTGATGATCCCGATGTGGAACGCGCTGTCGTTTTTCACGACCTATGCGAATGTGGACGGCTACGAACCGCCCGCCGGGGAGGTGCAGCCGCCCGCGAAGGCGTCGAACGTGCTGGACCGCTGGATTCTGTCGTCGGCCTCGCAGATGGTCGAGGAGATCCGCGGCGAGCTCGATGCGTACAACCTGCAGAAGGCCGCGAACCGGTTCAGCCGGTTCATCGACGACCTGACCAACTGGTATATCCGCCGCAGCCGCCGCCGGTTCTGGAAATCGAGCGACGACGCCGACAAGCGCGAGGCGTACCGGACGCTGCACTATGTGCTGCTGACCTTTGCGAAGACCGCCGCGCCGTTCATCCCGTTCACGACCGAGGCGATCTACCGTACGCTCCGGACGAAGGAGATGCCGGAGTCGGTTCACCTCTGCGACTATCCGGAGCCGAACGACTGCCGTGACGAATATCTCGAAAAGCAGATGGAGCTGACCATGACGGCGGTGTCGTCCGGCCGCTTCCTGCGCACCGCGAACAACCTGAAGGTGCGCCAGCCGCTTGCGAAGGCGGTGCTGGCCTCCCCGGATGCCGCGTCGCGCAAAATGCTCGAGGAGACCGCCTGGATCGTCGCCGAGGAGCTGAACGTGAAGAGCGTCGAGTTCAGCGACGACGAAGAGGCGCTGGTCAGGCGCTCCGCCAAGGCGAACTTCAAGGTGCTCGGCAGCCGCCTCGGCAAAAACATGAAGGAGGCCGCCGCGAAGATCCAGGCGTTGACCGGCCGCGAAATCGGCGACGTCCTCGCCGGGAAGCCGTACAAGCTTGTGCTGGCGGACGGCACCGAAGCCGAAATCACGGCGGAGGATCTCGTCGTTCAGCGCGAAGAGAAGCCGGGCCTGGTCGCCGCGAGCGAGAACGGCATCACGATCGCGCTGGCGACCGAGCTGACGCCGGAGCTTGAGGGGGAAGGCTTTGCGCGCGAACTTGTCAGCAAAATCCAGAATCTCCGCAAGGAGAAGGGATTCGATGTGACCGACCGGATCCGGGTCGTCTGCTTGGTGCCGGAGAAGCGGGAAGCGGCTCTCGAGGCGAACCGGGCGTACATCTGTGAAGAAACGCTGGCGGTCGCCTTCGAAACCGGTCCGGCGGAAAACGGCGCGGAAGCCGATGTGAACGGCGAAAGCTGCCGTATCTCGGTGGAGAGGGCGTGA
- a CDS encoding CPBP family intramembrane glutamic endopeptidase has protein sequence MTGIGRRFTRIPWRSELPWPLLLFALFGSFGAAMLGATVGAVIGGVLKLGQPAVMMLTMAGQCVELPALLLIAGVWPPPGRLCGKLGLRPPKWRDFRAALIGLAALLPVSSVAAALWQMLLESLDIDFQEKQDLLVAVADASLPVLVGMGVCVIIVVPVCEEIFFRRLLFGLLRPLGAWAAVAGGAALFSAAHLFLLGAPSLFLMGVAFQLVYLWRRNLAASMLMHAFVNLFAFVGTLLEVHGYLPE, from the coding sequence TTGACCGGTATCGGACGCCGTTTCACGAGAATTCCCTGGCGGTCGGAACTTCCCTGGCCGCTGCTGCTGTTCGCCCTGTTCGGCAGCTTCGGAGCGGCGATGCTCGGCGCCACCGTCGGCGCCGTGATCGGGGGCGTCCTGAAGCTCGGGCAGCCGGCCGTCATGATGCTGACCATGGCCGGACAGTGTGTGGAATTGCCGGCGCTGCTGCTGATCGCCGGCGTCTGGCCGCCGCCCGGGCGGCTTTGCGGCAAGCTCGGACTCCGCCCGCCGAAATGGCGGGATTTCCGTGCTGCGCTGATCGGGCTTGCGGCGCTTCTGCCGGTCAGTTCCGTTGCCGCCGCTCTCTGGCAGATGCTGCTCGAATCGCTCGACATCGATTTTCAGGAAAAGCAGGATCTGCTGGTCGCCGTGGCGGACGCCTCTTTGCCGGTGCTCGTCGGGATGGGGGTCTGCGTCATCATCGTGGTTCCGGTCTGCGAGGAGATCTTTTTCCGCCGGCTGCTCTTCGGGCTGCTCCGGCCGCTCGGCGCCTGGGCGGCGGTTGCGGGAGGCGCCGCCCTTTTCTCCGCCGCGCACCTGTTTCTGCTCGGAGCGCCGAGCCTGTTCCTGATGGGGGTCGCCTTCCAGCTCGTCTATCTCTGGCGGCGCAATCTGGCCGCCTCGATGCTGATGCACGCTTTCGTGAACCTCTTCGCCTTCGTCGGCACGCTGCTGGAAGTGCACGGTTATCTCCCGGAGTGA
- a CDS encoding sodium:solute symporter family protein has protein sequence MTPPLLLAAADSGSGMNTWVLGTLIAVYLGIIGCLGYRGFRRTASNKDYLLAGRSVNPFVMAMSYGAAFISTSALVGFGGIAGQFGMGLMWLVFMNIAIGIVVAFIFFGPRTRRIGLALDAHTFPEFMGNRFESNYLKVFLAAIIFLFMPLYSSVVLIGGARFLQEVMMIDYGWALAVFALVVAVYVVFGGLKGVMYVDAMMGTVMIAGMLSLLVMCYWKLGGVASAHQALTDMAPLVAERLPKEAALGHQGWTAMPKFNSVWWWTLVSSLMLGVGIGALAQPQLAVRFMTVKSTRELNRAVVIGSVFILCTAGAAYMVGALSNVFFYHADKGIAEGISGKLAIEAAGGNPDLIIPLFIRQALPPVILYIFSLTLLSAAMSTLSSLFHVTGSAIGHDLFRNLSSVKRDSVLITRLGVIFGIAVSVVLGIILPPGIIARGTAIFFGVCAAAFLPSYCAAIYWRGATRFGVWLSISVGVGVSLFGLVFLHSKESAALGICRALFGRNELVSEFPWPYVDTLVYSLPLSFLALVIGSWCSAKPSPAHIKNCFESYKIDG, from the coding sequence ATGACGCCGCCGCTGCTGCTGGCCGCCGCCGACTCCGGCAGCGGCATGAATACCTGGGTGCTCGGCACCCTTATCGCCGTGTATCTCGGCATCATCGGCTGTCTCGGCTACCGCGGTTTCCGCCGGACCGCTTCGAACAAGGACTATCTGCTGGCCGGGCGTTCGGTCAATCCGTTCGTCATGGCGATGAGTTACGGCGCGGCTTTCATCAGCACGTCGGCGCTGGTCGGCTTCGGCGGCATCGCGGGGCAGTTCGGCATGGGGCTCATGTGGCTCGTATTCATGAACATCGCGATCGGCATCGTGGTCGCTTTCATCTTCTTCGGGCCGCGCACGCGCCGGATCGGCCTCGCGCTCGATGCGCACACTTTCCCGGAATTCATGGGCAACCGCTTCGAGTCGAATTATCTGAAGGTGTTTCTCGCCGCGATCATCTTTCTGTTCATGCCGCTCTATTCGAGCGTGGTGCTGATCGGCGGCGCGCGGTTCCTTCAGGAGGTCATGATGATCGACTACGGCTGGGCGCTGGCGGTTTTCGCGCTCGTGGTCGCGGTCTATGTCGTTTTCGGCGGGCTCAAAGGAGTCATGTACGTCGATGCGATGATGGGGACGGTCATGATCGCCGGCATGCTTTCGCTGCTGGTCATGTGCTACTGGAAGCTCGGCGGCGTCGCAAGCGCGCACCAGGCTCTGACCGATATGGCGCCGCTGGTCGCGGAGCGTTTGCCGAAGGAGGCGGCGCTCGGCCACCAGGGATGGACCGCCATGCCGAAATTCAATTCGGTCTGGTGGTGGACGCTGGTTTCGAGCCTCATGCTCGGCGTCGGCATCGGCGCCCTGGCGCAGCCGCAGCTCGCGGTCCGCTTCATGACGGTCAAGAGTACGCGCGAGCTGAATCGGGCGGTCGTGATCGGTTCGGTTTTCATTCTCTGCACGGCGGGTGCGGCCTACATGGTCGGCGCGCTGTCGAACGTGTTTTTCTACCATGCCGACAAGGGGATTGCGGAAGGCATCTCCGGCAAGCTCGCGATCGAGGCGGCCGGGGGGAATCCGGATCTCATTATTCCGCTTTTCATCCGTCAGGCGCTGCCGCCGGTGATCCTCTACATTTTTTCGCTGACGCTGCTGTCGGCGGCGATGTCGACGCTGAGTTCGCTGTTCCACGTGACCGGTTCGGCGATCGGACACGATTTGTTCCGCAACCTTTCAAGTGTGAAGCGCGACAGCGTGCTCATCACCCGATTGGGGGTGATATTCGGGATCGCGGTCAGTGTGGTCCTCGGGATCATTCTGCCGCCCGGAATCATTGCGCGCGGCACTGCGATCTTCTTCGGCGTCTGCGCGGCGGCTTTTCTGCCCTCCTACTGCGCCGCGATCTACTGGCGGGGAGCGACCCGGTTCGGCGTCTGGCTGTCGATTTCGGTCGGCGTCGGCGTGAGTCTCTTCGGGCTGGTGTTCCTGCACAGCAAGGAGTCGGCGGCGCTCGGAATCTGCCGGGCGCTGTTCGGCAGGAATGAGCTTGTTTCGGAATTTCCGTGGCCGTATGTGGATACCCTCGTGTATTCGCTGCCGCTTTCGTTTCTCGCGCTGGTGATCGGCAGCTGGTGCTCCGCGAAGCCGTCGCCGGCGCATATTAAAAATTGTTTTGAATCATATAAAATAGACGGGTGA
- the thiL gene encoding thiamine-phosphate kinase: MLDELNILKQLLPSLPQAEDVVAGPGDDCAAVACGGRRILLAAADQLVGGVHYYRETTSPEAAGRKLMCRNLSDIAAMGGVPKWALLCVAAGGRSPEWVLAFCRGAAEAGKRFGVSVIGGDLASLPAEGEVASLTILGEADAAAFTLRSGAKPGDLLYVTGEIGNSLASGHHLDFEPRLAEGRFLAENGFASAMLDISDGLLLDAERLAKASRLRLCIDPAAVPLRAGAERESALSDGEDYELLFTVPPGREEELKQVWKLTKLTRIGVAEPGEPDVCDCSGRSLLRNGKCGYEH; the protein is encoded by the coding sequence ATGCTCGACGAATTGAACATCCTGAAACAGCTCCTGCCGTCCCTGCCGCAGGCCGAAGATGTCGTGGCCGGTCCGGGGGACGACTGCGCGGCCGTGGCGTGCGGCGGCAGGCGCATTCTGCTCGCCGCCGCCGATCAGCTGGTCGGCGGCGTTCACTATTACCGGGAGACGACCTCACCGGAGGCGGCCGGGCGGAAGCTCATGTGCCGGAATCTCTCCGACATCGCCGCGATGGGCGGCGTGCCGAAGTGGGCGCTGCTCTGCGTGGCGGCGGGCGGCCGCAGCCCGGAGTGGGTGCTCGCCTTCTGCCGCGGCGCGGCGGAGGCCGGAAAGCGCTTCGGCGTGTCGGTCATCGGCGGGGACCTCGCGTCGCTGCCGGCGGAGGGGGAGGTCGCGTCGCTGACGATTCTCGGCGAGGCCGATGCCGCGGCGTTCACGCTGCGCAGCGGAGCGAAGCCGGGCGACCTGCTGTATGTGACCGGAGAGATCGGCAATTCGCTCGCCAGCGGTCACCATCTCGATTTCGAGCCGCGTCTCGCGGAGGGGCGGTTCCTGGCGGAGAACGGCTTCGCGTCGGCGATGCTGGATATTTCGGACGGGCTGCTGCTCGATGCGGAGCGTCTGGCGAAAGCGTCCCGGCTGCGGCTGTGCATCGACCCGGCTGCGGTTCCGCTCCGCGCCGGTGCGGAGCGGGAGTCGGCTTTGTCCGACGGGGAGGATTATGAGCTGCTGTTCACCGTTCCGCCCGGCCGCGAGGAGGAGCTGAAGCAGGTGTGGAAGCTGACAAAATTGACCCGGATCGGGGTCGCGGAGCCGGGCGAGCCCGATGTCTGCGACTGTTCCGGCCGGTCGTTGTTACGGAATGGAAAGTGCGGTTATGAACATTGA
- a CDS encoding SLC13 family permease, translating to MNTERMVPMHGEESSAALSPKTMMSRFAILLLVSIGVGAAGGATVLEAHQATAVGVFLAIIMGTLFFWGFRLAIAFLGLAVLICTNSLSIAQFVQSSALEVILFLVGMMIVVGALRDLGFFTWVVQLIVSMPNISGRKFIAVTAVASALLACAVDEVTSIIFISTLIFQVCDRLKLNPTPYILIAVLATNVGSAGTMMGNPVGIYIGTKGGLTFGDFMLWSFPLMLVALGVTVLFLLYFYRKELRQFDVNLQERLSRNLSLAPVVDVPYRRGLALLIFTILAIASHHQLETLLGLGRNSVLLVAPLVCAGLVMILRPDRARHYVEREVDWWTLLFFMLLFAIAGTLEHTHVDRVMADYFTSVCGGSPMLLIPFILATSAIGSAFVDNVIFVAAFCPVIEQLSVSVKAFPLWWALLFGACIGGNITMIGSTANIVALGMLEKKAPHQMGFFAWLKVGALSALLAGGVVWIGLVVTSPFMPDRVSRVGFEQLAGNFDGKEVEISAVYGSPATAPDEFEVVMSDTLAFRLDPEKGGSPVRLVAVVPSAWIGKSGIQPGESGVFRGRLYSGRTPDQESVLYVSEISGVK from the coding sequence ATGAATACGGAAAGGATGGTCCCCATGCATGGAGAAGAGAGTTCCGCCGCCCTGTCGCCGAAAACGATGATGAGCCGTTTCGCCATACTTCTTCTGGTGAGCATCGGCGTGGGAGCCGCCGGCGGCGCGACGGTATTGGAGGCGCATCAGGCGACGGCGGTCGGCGTGTTTCTCGCGATCATCATGGGCACGCTTTTCTTCTGGGGCTTCCGCCTGGCGATCGCCTTTCTCGGGCTTGCGGTGCTGATCTGTACGAATTCGCTTTCGATCGCCCAGTTCGTGCAGTCCTCGGCGCTTGAGGTCATCCTGTTCCTGGTCGGCATGATGATCGTGGTCGGCGCGCTGCGCGACCTCGGCTTTTTCACCTGGGTCGTGCAGCTGATCGTTTCGATGCCGAATATTTCCGGCAGGAAATTCATTGCGGTGACCGCGGTCGCCTCGGCGCTGCTGGCGTGCGCGGTGGACGAGGTGACGTCGATCATCTTCATTTCCACGCTGATTTTTCAGGTCTGCGACCGGCTGAAGCTGAATCCTACGCCGTATATCCTGATTGCGGTGCTGGCCACGAACGTCGGCTCGGCCGGGACCATGATGGGCAATCCGGTCGGAATTTATATCGGCACGAAGGGCGGGCTGACCTTCGGGGACTTCATGCTCTGGTCGTTCCCGCTCATGCTCGTCGCGCTGGGGGTGACGGTGCTGTTTCTGCTCTATTTCTACCGGAAGGAGCTGCGGCAGTTCGACGTCAATTTGCAGGAGCGGCTGAGCCGGAACCTTTCTCTGGCTCCGGTGGTGGACGTTCCGTACAGGCGCGGACTCGCGCTGCTGATTTTCACGATTCTGGCGATCGCATCGCACCATCAGCTCGAAACGCTGCTCGGACTCGGGCGGAACAGCGTGCTGCTGGTGGCTCCGCTGGTCTGCGCCGGGCTGGTCATGATTTTGCGGCCGGACCGCGCGCGGCATTACGTCGAACGCGAAGTGGACTGGTGGACGCTGCTCTTTTTCATGCTGCTCTTTGCGATTGCCGGGACGCTCGAACATACGCATGTCGACCGGGTCATGGCCGATTACTTCACGAGCGTCTGCGGCGGCAGCCCGATGCTGCTGATTCCGTTCATCCTCGCGACCAGCGCGATCGGCTCGGCGTTTGTGGACAATGTGATTTTCGTTGCGGCGTTCTGCCCGGTCATCGAGCAGCTTTCGGTTTCGGTCAAGGCGTTCCCGCTCTGGTGGGCGCTGCTTTTCGGCGCCTGCATCGGCGGCAATATCACGATGATCGGCAGCACCGCGAACATCGTGGCGCTCGGCATGCTGGAGAAGAAAGCGCCGCATCAGATGGGCTTCTTCGCCTGGCTGAAGGTCGGCGCGCTCTCGGCGCTGCTGGCCGGCGGCGTGGTCTGGATCGGGCTGGTGGTCACTTCGCCGTTCATGCCGGACCGGGTTTCGCGGGTGGGGTTCGAACAGCTTGCCGGGAACTTCGACGGCAAGGAGGTCGAAATCTCCGCCGTGTACGGCTCTCCCGCGACGGCGCCGGATGAGTTCGAGGTGGTGATGAGCGACACGCTGGCGTTCCGTCTCGACCCGGAGAAGGGCGGAAGTCCGGTTCGGCTGGTTGCCGTCGTTCCGTCCGCCTGGATCGGCAAAAGCGGCATTCAGCCCGGAGAATCCGGCGTTTTCCGCGGCAGGCTGTACAGCGGCCGTACGCCGGATCAGGAGTCCGTGCTGTACGTGAGCGAGATCTCCGGCGTGAAGTGA